DNA sequence from the Timaviella obliquedivisa GSE-PSE-MK23-08B genome:
GGATAATAATAGGAGGAATTTACGTTGTCCAAAAACAAGCCTATCTCAAAGCACAAGACGCTTTAAGGCAGGTTAGTTCTTTGCAAGCAGCAGGGGAATATGAGGACTGTGTTCAGCAAGCCAGCCAAGTCTCTGAACAATATTTAGATTTATATGCTCAAGCCCAAGGATTAAAAGGTGACTGTTTGTTGGCACAAGCAAAAGCTTTGGCAACGCAACGGAAGTTTAAGGATGCGATCGCCCAAACTCGTGCAATTTCTCCTAACATGGAAGCCTATCCACAAGCCCAAAGTCTAACGAACCAGTGGTCTGAAGCCATTCTCAAAACTGCGACAGAGCAATATCGTCAAGGCAAGTTTCTAGAAGCAAAAGCGATCGCCCAAGCCATTCCGTTCAGTGCTGCCATAGCTCCCAAAGCCGAACAAACGATTCAACAGTGGCAAACTGAATGGCAAAAAAATGAGGAAATTCTTAAAGCAGCTCAGAAATTCTTGACCAGCAGCCAATGGCAAAAAGCACTCGATCAGATTCGCAACATTAAGATATTAGGGCAGCCTATCTCTCAAAATAGTGTTTATTGGAAAATGCACGTTCAAGAGATTGCAACAAAAGCAAACCGAGAAATTGAGGCGATCGCCCAAAAGAAGGCGGCGGCGGCGGCAAAAGCTGCTGCCCAAGCCGTCCAACAGGCTCCCGTCTATAGCAGCAATGATAGTTACTCTGGTTCCGGAAGCTCTGGTTTTGAAAGTTATGGCGGTTCGGGCAGTGGTGGTTCGGGTAGCACTAACACTCCTCCTGCCGCTGCGCCGCCCCCTAGCGTGCCTTCGGGTGGTGGCAGCGGTTGGATCGAGCGACGACTATAACGGACAATCGTTACTCTTTTGAGATAAAGATTTTGATGCTGCCATCACCGCTGCCCAAAGCAAACGCTTTGCCATCAGGACGATAGGCGATCGCCAAAATCCGCCGATCATCTTTCAAATATTCCTGAATCGCTGTACCCGGAATAAGCGCTCCTGTTTCCACATTCCAGACCTTCACAGTTTTATCGAAACTGCCGCTAACGAGCGTTTGTCCACTGGGGCTAAAGGCAATTGCATCGATGTAATCGGTATGACCACTCAGGGTTTGCCCAATTTGCTCTCCTTCCAGGTTCCACAATCGTAAGGTATTCTGCTCTAGGGTCGGGTTGCTTGCATTTGCATCGGGACTGAACGCTAAAGATTGCCCATCAGGACTAAAGGCGATCGCATAAATAACGCCTGTATAACGACCCAGAGAACGAATTAATTTACCAGTCTTCCAATTCCATAAATCAACGCTCATTTCAATTCCAGCACTTGCCAGCATATCGTCTGCTGGATTAAACGCCAGTGTTTCAATAAATTGTTTTGTCGTAATGGTTTGCCACAATGAGCCATTCTCCACATTCCAAAAACGAATCGTTTTATCTCCGCTGCCACTGGCTAGCGTTTGACCATCGGGACTAAAAGCAACAGAGGTAACAATACTTGAGTGCCCTGTTAAGGTATGCAGAAGCTTTCCAGTTTTCCAGTTCCATAGCCGCACGGTGCCGTCGATACTGCCGCTTGCCAATGTTTGATCATCCGGACTCAATGCAATTGTTCCGACCTCTTGGGCTGGACTGGGGATGAGCGATCGGACAAGTGATTGCGCTTCAACATTCCAAATTTTGATCGTTTTATCAACCCCACCGCTCACCAAAAATTGACTATCTGGCGTAAAAGCAAGCGATCGCACGGGTCTAGAATTTCCACCCAGTTCTGCCGGAATCTCTAAATAATCTACTGTGCCAGGTTTCCAAGTTGGATCAACCAGAGTAGCAGCGACCCCTTGCAGGTAACTCGAAGAGATCGCCCCAGGCACGATAAAAGCAAGGACTAAACCTTGAGAAATAACAACGGCTGAGTAGCCAGATAGCGATGCAAAGAAGGAAATTAAAGCAATTCGGTTGAGAGCCATAACCATAAGATAATAAAGAAAATATCTACCTAAAATTCTAAATTGGCAGAATTTATCCAAATATGAATTCATTTGGATCTATTTAGGTCAATGACGTTGCTCAACAAATTATCTAATGCTTCTTAAGAAGAAATGATTCTCAAAAAAAGCGGGATGAGTTGCCTCACCCCGCTATTCACAACTTAGGAAATTAACACTTACTGCACCGTAGGCTGACCTTTAACGCAATTCAGCATCCGCAGAGTTGCAGCGGCAGCGTAGTTGCGTTGAGCAGCACTATCAGGTGCAAAGCTGCTGCCCCGCTCATTCAGCGGCGAAGCCACACCACAGTAGCTAGACATTTGACCCACCAGCGCATTTGACCAGTGGCTAGTAGTGTCTACAAAGTTCACCGATGGGCGATTAGCTTGTAGCGTTACAGGCTGTCCTTGCAGAGTCTTAGCATACTCAGCGCCGCGACGCATGACTGCCATGAGTTCAGCCCGAGTAACAGGTTGTTCGGGGCGGAACTTGCCATCTTCATAGCCGCTAACAATGTTGTTAGCTTTGGCGAATTGAATTTTAGCAGCGCTCCAGCGGTTAGAGGTAACATCGGCGTAAGGATTGCCCGTTGCAGCCGGGACACTCAAGTTAACATTAGGCAAACTATCGATCGCGCCCAACACCATTGACACTAACTGCTCACGGGTGAGAGAAGCTTGCGGACGGAAGGTATTGTCATCGGAGAAGCCAGCAATGAATCCGGCATCAACTGCCTGGTTAATTTCTGCCAAGTAAATATCGCTTGCCGTATCGCGGAATCGAGCGGTTGGCGTTACACCGCCGCCAGTTGTGCCGTCGTCAGGAGCGTTCCCGTCATAGGTTAAATAAACGTGACCTAAAGTGCGATCGCCCAACGTCCGTTTTGTAAACCGCCAACCTGGATCAAGCGCAATTTTTGCAAAGCCTGTAGTTACTCCATTCGTGCGCCCGACTAGAATCTCTTGACCACCGCGATCGCGGGGTGCGCCTACCAGCACTAAATCATTATCTCGGCGCAGAACTCGCAAGCTGTACTTTAATCCCAAGTCTTCACCGTTCATCCGAATGGAATAACCATTTGCATCGGTGCTACGTCCGCAGATGCCCGTAAAGTCGAATTGTAAAAGTAACGGCTCAATTAACGTAGGAGCCGCACCAGACTCGCTCCAGCAAGGGCGCGCATCGGTAACTTGTTCAACGACCAAAAGCTGGTGAGCTTTGCCCGCTTGATAAGGAGACGCGATCGCTTCAAACTGGCTTTGGTCTACTTCTTTTTGACCAAATTGGCTTGCTGAAAAACTGGAACCTGCGGCGAGGGTTGTAGCAGCAGCGATAGCAGCGAGGGTAGCAAATAGACGAATATTGGATTTCATAATTAAGGTCTCAGGGTAATGCAATAGTTGTGTAATGGAACAGATGCGGCAGGAAGCGAAATTGTTTCCGGCTGTTTTCTTCAGCTCATGCCATTTAATGTATCGGCTCCGTTCAAGCAAAAAGTTTAACGTTGTGCAGCTTCGTACCCTGACTACTGGTGAGGAGCAGTGGGGAAGAATCGGTGGGGTGAACTAAAGGGATAGACAAGGCAAGGCTACAAAAGGTTCCAGGCAGATTAAAGGAATTTTTATGACAAAAGATGAATGATAGGTTGGGCTGTGAGGATTGAGAAACTGGTGGAAAATAGAGGAGTCTTTGCGTAAACTGGCTGTGGTAGGTGTAGTTCTTATATTCCGCATTATGTCTGAAGGCGACCCTCGCGGTAACGGCAAAGCCGCCCGCCCTAATTTACCCACTTCCGCCACGCCTTTACCCGCAGGAATTGTGGAAGGCGTAGTTGAACGACTTACCTACCATTCAGCCGAATCGGGCTATACCGTGGCGCGCTTTAAAGCTCCCCGCGCTAGCGAACTCATTACCATCGTCGGTACTTTCCCCAACATTCAGCCTGGACAAACATTGCAACTAGAAGGAGCCTGGCGCGATCATCCTAAATATGGATCGCAGTTCCAGGTCAGCCAATACCGAGAAACCAAGCCTGCAACGCTAACGGGAATAGAAAAGTACTTAGGC
Encoded proteins:
- a CDS encoding DUF3747 domain-containing protein, producing the protein MKSNIRLFATLAAIAAATTLAAGSSFSASQFGQKEVDQSQFEAIASPYQAGKAHQLLVVEQVTDARPCWSESGAAPTLIEPLLLQFDFTGICGRSTDANGYSIRMNGEDLGLKYSLRVLRRDNDLVLVGAPRDRGGQEILVGRTNGVTTGFAKIALDPGWRFTKRTLGDRTLGHVYLTYDGNAPDDGTTGGGVTPTARFRDTASDIYLAEINQAVDAGFIAGFSDDNTFRPQASLTREQLVSMVLGAIDSLPNVNLSVPAATGNPYADVTSNRWSAAKIQFAKANNIVSGYEDGKFRPEQPVTRAELMAVMRRGAEYAKTLQGQPVTLQANRPSVNFVDTTSHWSNALVGQMSSYCGVASPLNERGSSFAPDSAAQRNYAAAATLRMLNCVKGQPTVQ
- a CDS encoding WD40 repeat domain-containing protein, yielding MALNRIALISFFASLSGYSAVVISQGLVLAFIVPGAISSSYLQGVAATLVDPTWKPGTVDYLEIPAELGGNSRPVRSLAFTPDSQFLVSGGVDKTIKIWNVEAQSLVRSLIPSPAQEVGTIALSPDDQTLASGSIDGTVRLWNWKTGKLLHTLTGHSSIVTSVAFSPDGQTLASGSGDKTIRFWNVENGSLWQTITTKQFIETLAFNPADDMLASAGIEMSVDLWNWKTGKLIRSLGRYTGVIYAIAFSPDGQSLAFSPDANASNPTLEQNTLRLWNLEGEQIGQTLSGHTDYIDAIAFSPSGQTLVSGSFDKTVKVWNVETGALIPGTAIQEYLKDDRRILAIAYRPDGKAFALGSGDGSIKIFISKE